The following are encoded together in the Gemmatimonadota bacterium genome:
- a CDS encoding SusC/RagA family TonB-linked outer membrane protein, translating to MSQLPAQGTGGTISGRVVDSTSQQPLANIQIQVVGTTRGALSRADGGFTIPGVPSGSYTVRAARIGYNPQTRNATVADGQTVTVDFSLGASAISLQAVVVTGYGSQRREAITGAVATIDPNEANVGVVNNANQLLTARVTGVNIVANNGEPGGNAQIRIRGGTSISASNDPLYVIDGVPLQNDNAVASGVAIGGSSAIGRSPLNSLNPSDIASVTVLKDASATAIYGSRGANGVVLIETKKGSAGASQFEYDGYVAAGMAANSYDLLTGSEYKSFVQKQIAAGKLPASRANTLGAADTDWEKELLRTSWTQNHNLSLSGGTPTTRYRATLNYFEQQGIVISNGLRRYQGRVNASNSAFGDKLQSSLNLTVSRVFNDYLPFDNTAGFDGGVFTNMVSFDPTQPVRTTTGAFYEVGAGAQSIRNPVALARQIADQAPETRTLGNFTASYALMPTLTFRSTLGADVANSVRQTYFPLTSPVGASTNGRARQAERSLSNLNFQSLLTWAPDFGSDNELEVLGGYEFTRFDNRGFEAEMRGFLTDAFQWNNLGAGTSEGSPAPISYIEQSKLASFFARVNYGFKNRYFVTGVLRNDGSSRLAPGNKWAVFPAISASWRLSEESFLKDGMFSNLNLRVGYGLQGNQAVRPYGTQLLLRTNNDARYPFGGSVITGFAASQVANPDLKWETSQQINVGLDYGFKDNQFTGTLEFYKKKTKDLLFDVPVAQPAVVSTRLENVGSLSTSGFEASLDAQLFSNSNSSLTSGLVLSVERNQVDELGLNRQFITTASVNGQGQSGKSAQRLIPGQPIGTFWGAEFAGYNANGEQLFNKYTVTRDATGKETGRTRNGTTTSPGGDDEVIIGNANPAFSLGVRSNGTWGRFDASWLWRAEMGRDVFNNTALVYGTTSNVNQSRNFLKSALNAKDAIGQPAIYSSRWIEDGSFLRLQNLTVGYTFRLPGLSARDTRVYVSGDNLLLFTPYSGYDPEVYSGFGTDRGIDYLIYPRARTFTSGVRIQF from the coding sequence GTGTCTCAACTTCCCGCGCAAGGCACCGGCGGTACCATCTCGGGGCGAGTCGTTGACTCGACGAGTCAACAACCGCTCGCGAACATCCAGATTCAAGTGGTCGGCACGACGCGTGGCGCGCTGTCACGGGCGGATGGCGGGTTCACGATTCCCGGCGTCCCTTCTGGCTCGTACACTGTTCGCGCGGCACGCATCGGCTACAACCCGCAGACCAGAAACGCGACGGTCGCTGACGGCCAGACCGTCACGGTCGACTTCTCGCTGGGCGCCTCGGCGATCAGCCTGCAAGCGGTCGTCGTCACGGGCTACGGCTCGCAGCGTCGCGAAGCGATCACCGGCGCGGTCGCCACGATCGATCCTAACGAGGCGAACGTCGGCGTCGTCAACAACGCCAACCAGCTCCTCACCGCGCGCGTCACGGGCGTCAACATCGTGGCCAACAACGGTGAGCCGGGCGGCAACGCTCAGATTCGCATCCGCGGCGGGACGTCGATCTCTGCATCGAACGATCCGCTCTACGTGATCGATGGCGTGCCGCTGCAGAACGACAACGCGGTCGCCTCGGGCGTCGCGATCGGCGGCTCGTCGGCCATCGGCCGTTCGCCGCTCAACTCGCTCAACCCGAGCGACATTGCCTCGGTGACGGTCCTCAAGGACGCATCGGCCACGGCGATCTACGGCTCGCGCGGCGCCAACGGCGTCGTGCTCATCGAGACCAAGAAGGGCTCGGCCGGTGCCTCGCAGTTCGAGTATGACGGCTACGTCGCCGCGGGCATGGCCGCCAACAGCTACGACCTGCTGACGGGGAGCGAGTACAAGTCGTTCGTCCAGAAGCAGATTGCGGCCGGCAAGCTTCCGGCCTCGCGCGCCAACACGCTCGGCGCGGCCGACACCGATTGGGAGAAGGAGCTGCTCCGCACCTCGTGGACGCAGAACCACAACCTCTCGCTCTCCGGCGGCACGCCAACGACGCGCTATCGCGCTACGCTCAACTACTTCGAGCAGCAGGGCATCGTCATCTCCAACGGCCTGCGCCGCTATCAGGGGCGCGTCAACGCCAGCAACTCGGCGTTTGGCGACAAGCTCCAGAGCTCGCTCAACCTCACCGTCTCGCGCGTCTTCAACGACTACCTCCCCTTCGACAACACGGCCGGCTTCGACGGTGGCGTGTTCACGAACATGGTGTCGTTCGACCCCACGCAGCCGGTTCGCACCACCACCGGGGCCTTCTATGAAGTCGGCGCCGGCGCGCAGTCGATCCGTAACCCGGTGGCGCTCGCGCGGCAGATCGCCGACCAGGCCCCCGAGACCCGCACGCTCGGCAACTTCACCGCTTCGTACGCGCTGATGCCGACGCTGACGTTCCGCAGCACGCTCGGCGCCGACGTCGCGAACTCGGTCCGCCAGACGTACTTCCCGCTGACGAGCCCCGTCGGGGCCTCGACCAACGGGCGCGCTCGCCAGGCCGAGCGCTCGCTCTCGAACCTCAACTTCCAGTCGCTCCTTACGTGGGCGCCTGACTTCGGGAGCGACAACGAGCTCGAAGTCCTCGGCGGCTACGAGTTCACGCGCTTCGACAACCGCGGCTTCGAAGCGGAAATGCGCGGCTTCCTCACCGACGCCTTCCAGTGGAACAACCTGGGCGCCGGCACGAGTGAAGGGTCGCCGGCTCCGATTTCGTACATCGAACAGTCCAAGCTGGCGTCGTTCTTCGCCCGCGTGAACTACGGCTTCAAGAACCGCTACTTCGTCACCGGTGTGCTGCGTAACGACGGCTCGTCGCGCCTCGCCCCGGGGAACAAGTGGGCGGTCTTCCCGGCCATCTCGGCTTCGTGGCGCCTGAGCGAGGAGTCGTTCCTGAAGGACGGAATGTTCTCCAACCTGAACCTCCGCGTCGGCTACGGCCTGCAGGGGAACCAGGCGGTGCGTCCGTACGGCACGCAGCTGCTCCTCCGCACCAACAACGACGCGCGCTATCCGTTCGGTGGCTCGGTCATCACGGGCTTCGCCGCTTCGCAGGTCGCCAACCCCGACCTCAAGTGGGAGACGTCGCAGCAGATCAACGTCGGCCTCGACTACGGCTTCAAGGACAACCAGTTCACCGGTACGCTCGAGTTCTACAAGAAGAAGACGAAGGACCTCCTGTTCGACGTTCCGGTCGCGCAGCCGGCCGTCGTCTCGACTCGTCTCGAGAACGTCGGGAGCCTGAGCACGAGCGGCTTTGAAGCGTCGCTCGACGCGCAGCTCTTCAGCAACTCGAACTCGTCGCTGACCTCGGGGCTGGTCCTCTCGGTCGAGCGCAACCAGGTTGACGAGCTGGGGCTCAACCGCCAGTTCATCACGACCGCGTCGGTCAACGGACAGGGGCAGTCGGGCAAGTCGGCCCAGCGCCTGATCCCCGGCCAGCCGATCGGCACCTTCTGGGGCGCCGAGTTCGCCGGCTACAACGCCAATGGCGAGCAGCTGTTCAACAAGTACACCGTCACGCGCGACGCGACGGGCAAGGAGACCGGGCGTACCCGCAACGGGACGACGACCTCGCCGGGCGGTGACGACGAAGTCATCATCGGCAATGCCAACCCGGCGTTCAGCCTGGGCGTGCGCAGCAACGGCACGTGGGGCCGCTTCGACGCGAGCTGGCTGTGGCGCGCCGAGATGGGCCGCGACGTCTTCAACAACACCGCGCTCGTCTACGGCACCACGTCGAACGTCAACCAGAGCCGCAACTTCCTGAAGTCGGCGCTGAACGCGAAGGATGCCATCGGGCAGCCGGCGATCTACTCCTCGCGCTGGATCGAGGACGGCTCGTTCCTCCGCCTCCAGAACCTCACGGTTGGCTACACCTTCCGCCTGCCTGGGCTGTCGGCGCGCGACACGCGCGTGTATGTCTCGGGCGACAACCTGCTCCTGTTCACGCCGTACTCGGGCTACGATCCGGAAGTCTACTCCGGCTTCGGCACGGACCGCGGCATCGACTACCTGATCTACCCGCGTGCCCGGACCTTCACGTCCGGCGTGCGCATTCAGTTCTAA
- a CDS encoding RagB/SusD family nutrient uptake outer membrane protein, translating into MPIFSSLSLRRSRLGAVVLAGALSAVAGCTDLTETPLDALTPENAFKTDPEILAGAASVYAQLRQTQWAYYNLSEITTDEQIVPTRGSDWFDNGRWIEIYKQAWSPNSGSALDDMNGLWNNMFAGVAKANLMIDVVEKSTSASKAANLGELRVLRAWFYYVLMDMFGGVPIVTTTEVKPTARASRDEVFKFIETELKAAIASLPERPLAYGRINKHVANAILANMYLNAPVFQGTVTASGLTAAPKRLAEAIQYADAVINSGVYSLASNWQSNFNADNASSPELIFVINNTNNPPGIGNSLPQRPLHYAQHGVGGGPWNGFATIAETYRKYDPADTRRSIWLVGQQKSFVTGANVNDRAGNPLVFTETIQDITKATEAEGPRINKFPPFVTAPNGDSHPHKFPYFRLAEMHMIKAEALFEQGNTAAALTIINQLRARVFEPDRPLTALTRQAILDERLFEFAGEAKRRQDMIRLGGYTDARQFKTATAGYRILMPIPITQIQNNPLLTQNAGY; encoded by the coding sequence ATGCCGATCTTCTCTTCGCTCTCCCTCCGCCGCTCGCGGCTTGGCGCCGTGGTGCTTGCGGGTGCGCTGAGTGCGGTGGCTGGCTGCACGGACCTCACGGAGACGCCGCTCGACGCGCTCACTCCGGAGAACGCCTTCAAGACCGACCCGGAAATCCTCGCGGGTGCGGCCTCGGTGTACGCGCAGCTTCGCCAGACGCAGTGGGCGTACTACAACCTCTCTGAAATCACGACGGACGAGCAGATCGTCCCGACCCGTGGCAGCGACTGGTTCGACAACGGTCGCTGGATCGAGATCTACAAGCAGGCGTGGAGCCCGAACTCCGGCTCTGCCCTGGACGACATGAACGGCCTGTGGAACAACATGTTCGCCGGTGTGGCCAAGGCGAACCTGATGATCGACGTGGTCGAGAAGAGCACGAGCGCCTCCAAGGCGGCGAACCTGGGCGAGCTGCGTGTGCTGCGCGCCTGGTTCTACTACGTGCTGATGGACATGTTCGGCGGCGTTCCCATCGTGACGACGACCGAAGTGAAGCCGACGGCGCGCGCCTCGCGTGACGAAGTCTTCAAGTTCATCGAGACCGAGCTCAAGGCGGCGATCGCTTCGCTCCCCGAGCGTCCGCTGGCCTACGGCCGTATCAACAAGCATGTCGCCAACGCCATCCTGGCGAACATGTACCTCAACGCCCCGGTCTTCCAGGGCACGGTCACTGCCTCGGGGCTGACCGCCGCCCCGAAGCGCCTCGCCGAGGCGATCCAGTACGCCGACGCGGTGATCAACTCGGGCGTCTACAGCCTGGCCAGCAACTGGCAGTCCAACTTCAACGCGGACAACGCCAGCTCGCCTGAGCTCATCTTCGTCATCAACAACACGAACAACCCGCCGGGCATCGGCAACTCGCTGCCGCAGCGCCCCCTGCACTACGCGCAGCACGGCGTGGGCGGTGGCCCGTGGAATGGCTTCGCGACGATCGCCGAGACGTACCGCAAGTACGATCCGGCCGACACGCGCCGCAGCATCTGGCTCGTCGGGCAGCAGAAGAGCTTCGTGACCGGCGCCAACGTGAACGATCGCGCGGGCAACCCGCTCGTCTTCACCGAGACGATCCAGGACATCACCAAGGCCACCGAGGCCGAAGGGCCGCGCATCAACAAGTTCCCGCCGTTCGTCACGGCGCCGAACGGTGACTCGCACCCGCACAAGTTCCCGTACTTCCGCCTGGCCGAGATGCACATGATCAAGGCCGAGGCGCTGTTCGAGCAGGGCAACACGGCGGCTGCGCTGACGATCATCAACCAGCTCCGCGCCCGTGTCTTCGAGCCGGATCGTCCGCTGACGGCGCTCACGCGTCAGGCGATCCTCGACGAGCGTCTCTTCGAGTTCGCCGGCGAAGCCAAGCGCCGCCAGGACATGATTCGCCTGGGTGGTTACACCGACGCGCGTCAGTTCAAGACCGCGACGGCCGGGTACCGCATCCTGATGCCGATCCCGATCACGCAGATCCAGAACAACCCGCTCCTCACGCAGAACGCGGGCTACTGA